A region of the Pungitius pungitius chromosome 8, fPunPun2.1, whole genome shotgun sequence genome:
tctctctcctcagctaATCCCTCAATTTGTCTTCCTGGCGCTGGGCATCACAGGTGCCACCTTCTATCTGATCCGGCTGGCAAGAGGACCCCATGTCACGTAAGTCGTCCGTCTGTCTAAACTCCGTAGTAATCCTGCACTTTGCTTCCGATGCCCTGAACATCTGCAGATTCGTACCTGAGGCGGGAGGAGGACGTCGTGCCTTGGGTTGTGCGTTGGTGTGTTAGTCCGTGCGTGGCTGTCAGGGCGGGTCTGCGCCTTCCTGTTTGTCCACGGTTTATCTCATCACAGAGCACAAGTAGATAAAGAGTTAAATGTTAAGTCTATTTGGAAATAATACCATTCAACTAAAGCAAGTTTTGGATACATTTAGCTGTGGCTCATTTGTAAATCTGGGGTCATCTTTTGGATCCAATAAAACACTCTTTGGTACCTTTTCAGTTAAATAGTTTGATGCTTGATGAGAAAGCTACATCTCATACAATACAAGTTATTTGAATGTCTCTTTGAGATGAATTAGTTCTTTAAACAGTATTGGCCAAATCATCTCCttgttttttaactttaacACCAGAAATTTGGATAAGTGTCACTTACATTTGGTGATTCTAAGAttataaaaagcagaaatgttgCAATTAAAACCATCTTTCTCTGCATGTCATCTAAAAGGTTGGGCTCTATTACAAATGTTTCAAAGGAAACAACACAATTCTGATCAAGCAtctgaaatatatttaaattcgATAAACGTGAACTGGATACGGATTTGATGAAATGCAGTCCAACAAACTCTAATGCCGCCCGCACCAGTGTGCTGCATCTAATACTAAAGTTTAAAAAGAACAGAGCTACCAGTATTCCACTCGCACAACCTAGCGTGTACCGTCCTCCTCTGGGCCGCACACCACCGCTTGTTCCGGGGGGGTCAGCCATGAAGCGTGACCTCATCACCGGCTGATGATGAGTGCTGCGCTCCGCGGCTGCCTCGCTCTCACAGGCCGCCTAGTGTCTGCGGTaatggggagagagggaggggtggtggggggtagggggggtgaCATGCTCGCTCCACCAtccgtctctctgcctctttgtttGTGCTTTGGTGGCGtgacacgaggaggaggatggaggaggaggaggaggagggatggatggatggctgcAGCGGAGCGATGTGAAATCCAGACTTTGGTTAATGAAGAGAGGAGCGCCGCCAAatcgggggggggctgacttCACCTCGTCCCACAATCACCGCTCTCTTTATCCAACTTGTGTCTCCATTCAACGCGGATGCATTCGTCTCCGTCcgtttgtctcccccccctcccacctccctcccccttttccccctGCACCCGATCTGCCTCCATCACGCGCAGTCTCGCTCTTACTCGTGTCCTGTCTTTTGTCTTCCCTCTGTTTGGTTCCGTGGGCCCTggatctacccccccccccccctcccccaccgctcGCAGCCTGTGGAACAAGAAGAACAACCCCGAGCCCTGGAACAATCTTGACCCCACCTACCAGTACAAGGTAACGTTTCTCACAGCTTCATGTCTACAAAATGACACTGTGAAACAAAACTCATCGGCGACGTCTCAGACAAACTGCCGAAATCGATTTGGACCCAGCCAACGTTGGCAAAAAATCATGTTGGATCAGCACGGCTGCGTCTGGCTCCCCTCTTTTGTTctgacaaaaagagaaacaaaaaagtgtCTCCggaaaaaacaaattaaggCAGATGGATCCGGGAGATTTAAGTGGTTGGTAATAATGTGCCTTACCTTTTCCAACGAGGCCAAAGCTTCAGACAAACTAATGAAATTATTATCAACGCTGACCCAAAAtagagcaggaaaaaaaacaacaaccgagTCCCAGAAGAGGAGATCTGGCTGatgtgtttttcaaaagaaagGAGCCCTTTTCCCGGGCGTTTCAAGGCTCGGCCGCCTGACAGCCGAATGAAAGTCGCTGCAGACGAAAGGTCAGGACGCTGCATGTTTAATTCTCCACAGCGAGGCAAAGGTCTTGCATCAAAATTCCACGGAAGTCCAAACAATGATCGTAatgaggtggtggggggggggggggggggggggtgaggggaggggagcttgggggaggggggggttactgaGTGTGTTAATGGCGGACCAGTCAAGAAAAAATAcacagggaaaaaaataaaaaatgatcccCCTGCCAGatgcagaaatgtgtgtttttcatggttGGAGGGGTGTGATGTATGCAGAACACATGCGCCGTGTCACACACTGTTTATATTAGACGTTACGGATGCAAACTGTTTGTCCCCAAAAACGCTCAGCAAGACAAAATCTGGAAAGTAAAGTAGCTCGAAGGCATCATGGTGAACAAGTGGGTTTGGCTGAGTGTACATCTGCACTCGAGGGGTAAAAAAGGTTCCTCcctggtctcccccccccctacccccctcctCTACGCGTTCATTTAATTTAAGCAAAACAGATTTAAATGTATTCCTTCTGCCTTACACAGTTTGTGGCCGTCAACACGGACTACAAGAACCTGAAGAAAGAGGGCCCcgacttctaaaaaaaaaaaagaaaaaaaaaaggtcctccGGGGGCAACTCCAGGGGCACCAAGTTCAGCAGGACCTCCAGCTGCCGCCTCGGTGATCGCTTTCACCTCGCTCTCCATGACGACAGCTCGGAACCAACACCGTAACCCTGTCAACGGGAAATATTAAAGAGTAcgtgaggaaaagaaaaggcttGGTTTCTTCAATGCACGTATAGATGCTGTGAATTCAGCTCTTTTTTTATACCTGATCTCTTTGTTCTCTTCTCTTTGCCGATCCCCTCGACGTAGGGGTCAAATGtcgttcttcttcctctttctttcaaacTACATAAAAATCAAACTGATTTTGTGTCGACAGGACTACTTTTATGTTGCCTTCGCTGCTTAAACACTGGAAACGTAGCGTGCGGTGCAGTCTCAGAGGTACTGAGACTTACAGAGAGTCTGTACAGCAGAGGACACCTCATCCGGGTCCCTCGGGTTAATgaccgtcgccccccccccccgctgtgcacACCAAAAACTGGGGTTGACTGTGCTAATGCATTGGTACATGCTCTGCACTACCAAAATCCTGCTTTGTAAACTTCCAAGGATGAAACAGTCACACACGCTGCGGTGTAAAAGCTGCAGATGAAGAGGACCGAAAATAGAGAAATCCATCGCGAGAGACGAGTGTCGCCGCGGGTCACCGAGCTCTTTTAAACCTGCTTTTCAGTCCCCAGAAAGACGCGGCCGGAGGAGAGAAATCACCGGATCTGTTTGATCACTGCTCCTctggaatgaaaacaaacattattttcacTTAGGTGTGGAACTGCAGAAATGACAGAATCCGTTTCTCCGAGTGCACCTCCTGCTGTCATAAGTGTCCCGTGTTGGAGGGTTCATTGAAtgatgaatgtttgtgtgtgtgtgtgtgtgtgtgtgtgtgtgtgtgtgtgtgtgtgtgtgtgtgtgtgtgtgtgtgtgtgtgtgtgtgctcactaGCCACCAGACAACAACATCAAATCCTTTTCTAATGGCACACAAACTGTCTCAATGACAGACCCCATGGTTCCCATAATACACTCCTTAATAGACAATCTATGTTCCAGACCCTGCATGGGcccatttatgtgtgtgtgtatgtgtgtgtgctcgtttTAAACAGCAATATGCTTCCCGTAACAGTGGGGTGACCTGCCCAGTGGGTATTGTCTGTTGCTCTGGCGGTGatttgtgtgcgcatgtgtgtgtgtttgtgttagatGCACAAAACCTGCTGACAGGTAATCAGCCGGGCCAAAGCGTCACACTGGGGCATAATCAcaaggtcacacacacgcacacacacacacacaggcgacaGTTATTATCCGACCACAGCGGCTTCCTTGGTGTTAGTATCAGTACGAAACTCAAAAAGGCAGAAAGTGAGGGCCACCAGTAGCTCGCCATCAGACAACGGTATGAGATTTGTTGATGGGACTAAAATGACCTGAACACGAGCTTTCTTTCTATCAAATAACATGTTTCGCTTCACCAGCCTTTAAGCAACTTCATCGACTCACGCCACCTCCACCCAGAAGCTAATCGCGCCGCGCTAAACGGCCACATTTACATCCGCCTTCGACAGCGAGCGCGTCCACAAACAAACCCACGaggccccttttcccccccccaaaaaaacaagcaaacatca
Encoded here:
- the LOC119194210 gene encoding cytochrome c oxidase subunit NDUFA4, which translates into the protein MIQTMVKHARKHPGLIPQFVFLALGITGATFYLIRLARGPHVTLWNKKNNPEPWNNLDPTYQYKFVAVNTDYKNLKKEGPDF